The sequence below is a genomic window from Labilithrix sp..
AGGCGGGCGACCTCGAGCGCGCGTGGCTCATGCTCTTGATCGCGGCGCCCACCATCGTCGGGCTCCCGATCGCCGCGTTCGCGGGCGGCTACATCGTCGGGCGCTTCGGGACCGGGCCGGGCGCGCGCATCGGCGCGGTGTCGGGCGCGGTCGTCGCGATCGTCGCCGCGCTCTTGTCGCGCTCGCTGCTCACGCCGCTCGTGCTCGTCGTCTCGCTCTTCGTCGTGGGCACGATCGCGATCGGCTTCGCCGCCCTCGGCGGGCGCGCGGGCGCGAAGCGGCGCTAGCCAAGACGCGCTCGGAAGACCGAGCGCTCACGTGCTATCCCCTGAGACATGCTCTGTCTCCGACAGACCACCGACGAGGCGTGGGCGCGGGAGGCGATCAAGGACCTCGACGCCGTCCTCGTCGATCACGCGCACTGCGAGATGAAGGCGGCGACCAACGCGCTCTCGCTCGTCGTGCGCCATCCGCAGGACCTCGGTCTCGTCCGCGCGCTCACCGCGATCGCGCAAGAGGAGCTCGAGCACTTCGATCGCGTCGTGGCGTTCCTCGCGAAGCGGGGGCTCGCGCTCGGGGTCCCGCCGGTCGACGACTACGCGGCGCAGCTCCGGCGCGCGATGAACGCGCTGCCGCCGAGCGAGCTCCCGCTCCTCGCGAACCGCCTGCTCGTGGGGGCGCTCATCGAGGCGCGGTCGTGCGAGCGGTTCAAGCTCCTGCTCTCCGCGCTGCCGGCGGACTGCGCGGACGATTTGCGTGTATTTTACCAGGAGCTGTTCGAGTGCGAGGCGAAGCACTACCGCCAGTACGTCGACCTCGCGAAGCAGGCCGCGGGTCCGCTCGCGGCGCTGGTCGAGCCGAGGCTCGAGCTCCTCGCCGAGGCGGAGGCGCGGATCGTGCGCGGGCTCGCGGAGAGCGATCAGCGCGGGGCGGTCCACGGATGATCGACCTCGTCACGATCGACGCCGGCGTCGCGCGTGCTTCGCGCGAGGTGGCCGGCAAGTCGACGTACGACGCGGTCCTTGCGCTCGAGGTCGGGCCGATCCAGGCGCCGCATCGAGCCGCGCTCTTGCGCTGGATCCACGAGCTCGTGCAGCGCCGCATCGGCGCCGACCTCGCGGAGGAGGAGGCGGAGCGTGAGGTGGCGGAGGACCCTGCGCTCGCGAAGGCGAGGGGGCCCGTCGCGGTCGCGCGGACGTACGACGAGGCGCGGCGCGGCTTGCTCATCGCGCCGAACGTCGTCGAGCTCGAGAAGACGCTCGGGCGGATGGGCGAGCTCGCGGATCCGATCGCGGCGGTCCGGCGGGAACGGCGCATGCGCCGCTTCGAGATCGCGCGGCGGCTCGGCCTCGATCATCCGTGGGCGCTCGCGCTCGACGGCGGCGTCGCGACGGTGAGCGCGGTCGCGACCGCGGTGCTCGACGCGACGGAGCCGCTCGCGCGCGATCTACACAAGCGCCACGGCGCCTCACCGGCGCGTTCGATCGAGGACGCGTTCGCACGCGACGCGCGAGAAGGCTGGCCCGCGCGCCTCACGCCCCGCTGGCTCGAGGACGTGTTCCGCACGGTCGTCCCACGCCCGCCGAAGGGCGGCGCAGCGGATGGCGGCGCGCACGCGGGCTCGCGCGGGGCGGAGGGCGGCGCGGCGGATGGCGGCGCGCACGCGGGCTCGCGCGGGGCGGAGGGCGGCGCGTTCGTGGGCGCGCGCGCGAGGGGGGCGGCGGACGGCGGTGCGTTCGTGCTTCCGATGGCGATTGGGGGGGCGAGCTTTCTTCGTGCGGCGGCGGATTGGGGGTTCGCGGCGCGCGTCGCGAGCACGGCGAGGTCGCTGCCGTTCGCGCTCGCCCGCGATCCTGCGCCGACGGAGGCGTTCCTCCACGGCGATCTCCTCGCGCTCGCGCTCGCGAGCCGCGCCTTCGCGAAGCGGAAGCTCGGGCTCCCCGCGCGCGCCGCCGACGCGCACGCGCGTGTGCTCGCGCGTGCGAGCTTCTTCACGTTGCGCGCGCTCGCGGCCGTCGCGTGGCTCGGGCGAGGCGAGTCCGCGACCGACGACGAGATCGAGCACGTCTCCGCGCGCCTGTTCGGGCGGCCGCTCGCGCGCGGGCTCGGCGTCGCGTGGGCGAACGGCGGCTTCTCGGGGCGCTGTCGCGACGACGTCCCCGCGCGCCTCGCCGCCGCGGTGCGCGCGTTCGGCGCCGCGACGGACCTCGTCGAGCGCCACGACGAGGACTGGTTCGACAACCCGCGCGCCGCCGCTCGCCTCGCCCACGTCGCCGCCGGCCCCGTATGGCAAGGCGACGAGCCCACCGGCATCGACCGCATCGCCCGCACGTTCGAGGAGACGCTCGGTTGATTCGAAGCGCTCGGTTGCTCGGCGGCGCGCGTGCTCGAAGCGCTCGGTTGCTCGGCGGCGCGCATGGTCGAGGCGCTCGGTCGCTCGGCGCCGTCCACGGCCGAGGCGGCGCTTGGTCGAGTGGCGTTGCGTGTAATCGAAGCGTGGGGGCCGGGCCGTGATTCGTCGCACGCTCGCGCTCGCGCTCGCGTTTGCGGCGCCGCCGAAGCCGGCGCCGGCGCCGCCGCCTCCGCCGCTCACGCCGCTCGCGATGTTGCCGAGCATCGCGCGCGTGAAGGTCAAACATCACGGCGGCCGCACGTTCTCGGTCGTGCACGAGATCAACCTGCCGCGCGGCGAGTGGAAGGGCGAGGCGCTCCGGTTCCACGTCGCCTTCGGGGCGCCGGGGCCGCGCGCGATCGACGCGCACCTCGTCGCGCTCGCCGACGGCGCCCTCGAGCCCGCCGACGACGACGTGGGGGAGCCGCTCCCGACCGAGCGCGTGCCGCGACGTCCTTCGAGCGCGCATCCGCTCCTCGGACGCGAGACGATGGCGGGGATCGTCGTGACGATCAAAGGCGATTCGCTGACGAAGGCGCTCGCGCGCGGCGAGATGGCGTCACTCCGGATCCGCGCCGTCGTCGACGCGACGGAGCCCGACGCGTCCGGCGCCACGTCGCTCGTCGCGCGCCTCGGCGTCTCGCGCGGGACGCCCCTCACCCTCGGACGCATCGTCGCGCTCTCGGTCCCGCGCGCGACCGCGAACCTCTGCGGTCCCGAGGCCGACACGCATCCGCTCGCGGTCGGCAAGGTCCCGAAGGAGCCGGGCGACGCGCCGATCGCGCCCGTCCTCGCCGTGCGGCACGCGAGCGACGACCTGTGCCTGCGTCTCTGGGCCGATCAGAGCTGATCGGTGCCCGTCGGCGTGCCCTCGTTGGCGCCGCCGGAGTCGATGAAGAAGCGGAGGCCGACGGAGATGAGCGTCGACGGGTGGTCCGCGACGATGTCGCGGCGGCCCGCGACGTCGATCGAGAAGCGGCGGTCGACGTAGCCCGCGCCGAGCGAGAGCGCGTGCGTCTTCATCCCCGCGTCGTAGCGGTAGCCGGTCCGGAGCGGGATGTGATCGGCGAGCAGGATCTCGCCGCCGAGCATCGCGCGCGCGCGTGGACCGCTCCACGTCGTGAAGTCGACGAGCGTGTTCGCCTCCGCGGAGACGGTCTGGTTCGACCAGCCGAGGCCGCCTGCGACGGCGGTGGGCATGAGGCTCGTGCCGGGCGCGGTGAGGTTCCTGCCGCTCACCGCGAAGCGGAGCTGCTCCGTGATCGCGATCGCGACGCCCGCGTCGAAGGTGAACTGGCTCGCGATCGGATCGGTCGGCGTCCCGTCCGAGGCGGGGCTCGCACCGAACGGGCCGCGCTGCGTGCCCTGCGTCGAGCGGAAGTAGCGGCCGGTGACGCCGATGTGGAAGCGATCGCCGAGCGGATACGCGAGCGTGAGCCGAAGATCGGTCCACTGCCGCTTGATGCCGTCCTGATCCATCTGCGACCACGTGCCGCCGAAGCCGCCCGCGACGCGGCTCGTGCTCGAGTCGACGACGGCGCCGCCGTAGCTCTGGCGCCCGGCCTCCGGCCCGAACGCGGCGAGGCCCTCGAG
It includes:
- a CDS encoding tRNA-(ms[2]io[6]A)-hydroxylase; the protein is MLCLRQTTDEAWAREAIKDLDAVLVDHAHCEMKAATNALSLVVRHPQDLGLVRALTAIAQEELEHFDRVVAFLAKRGLALGVPPVDDYAAQLRRAMNALPPSELPLLANRLLVGALIEARSCERFKLLLSALPADCADDLRVFYQELFECEAKHYRQYVDLAKQAAGPLAALVEPRLELLAEAEARIVRGLAESDQRGAVHG